One segment of Erigeron canadensis isolate Cc75 chromosome 2, C_canadensis_v1, whole genome shotgun sequence DNA contains the following:
- the LOC122590038 gene encoding protein JOKA2-like, which produces MASSSIVIKVKYGETLRRFNASINNDKKLALDAAMLREKIRGLFNFGSDVEFTMTYVDEDGDAVTLADDDDLHDVVRQSLNPLRITVSLNNGNVNGSAGTATPVKSPQNHIPFQALNSGVAELLKAVPEPFRETLVKFPLDLASKATSSSPTVSELMEKMKAVYLDQISASMAGQSVQPNNGGASNVNSQPATGTGSKVPVNPEAESSKLKKKEKQVEKAAEGVKFKEVQQASRDVDLNVPFNEYESLHAPINATKSISELWAPINATKSVAEASNDDNKNTTDGVERKKDKKVKYFTGGFWNEPLPKPASLGSSYVDHSNQMRQYHLDQMEAQAAKLAKVAADVKASVNNSGSSSSWAQGMLKATNECPFAGTPFDGTPLLNSFDSQGHHRHSRGHHWKRHSFENGGFGNIFHRGVRCDGCGVHPITGPRFKSKVKDDYDLCSICFQANGNAGDYIRIDRPTNAFRHHVPLKGLYDHSVRIPPPVLPHALRAPGSKLPRCKLDSRFILDVNVLDGTIMAPFTPFTKIWRMRNNGSIIWPHGSQLHWIGGDRLSNSQSVDVEIPADGLAVDKELDVAVDFTAPERPGRYVSYWRMASPSGQKFGQRVWVLIQVDSSMKDMGETEINLNLPPVTRNLQTVDQDNIISGNNFFKVADSETMSIDSQPKDQEMNFPINDSLIIDNCDVANTTITPLRPVAPAISTASDSTEIETGLASLPTAPAVSSGFYPTVGLDSASLKPVSYPTVDFSAMPPILGSGAPSPWAAVTQPSGSAVASSSAPVVGFAPSPGSVSEPGSASSPVSASALGSYEVTDEQELALMKDLEDMGFKQRDVNKEILRKMNYDLEKSIDALCDVSEWDPMLDELQEMGFEDNEANMRLLKKNNGSIKRVVMDLINGEKA; this is translated from the exons atggcttcttcttcaatcGTGATCAAG GTGAAGTATGGGGAAACACTCAGACGCTTTAATGCATCTATCAATAATGACAAGAAGCTTGCTCTTGACGCTGCTATGTTGAGGGAAAAGATTCGGGGTCTTTTCAACTTTGGCTCCGATGTTGAGTTTACCATGACttatgttgatgaagatggtgatgCGGTTACGCTtgctgacgatgatgatctccATGACGTTGTCCGACAGTCTCTGAATCCGTTGAGGATTACTGTTAGCTTGAACAATGGGAATGTTAATGGGTCTGCTGGGACTGCTACTCCTGTGAAATCGCCTCAGAACCATATCCCATTTCAAGCTTTGAACTCGGGGGTTGCTGAACTTCTGAAAGCTGTGCCTGAACCCTTTCGTGAAACTCTTGTGAAGTTTCCCCTTGATTTGGCTTCTAAGGCGACATCCTCTTCTCCAACTGTTTCTGAACTTATGGAGAAGATGAAGGCTGTTTATTTGGATCAGATTTCTGCTTCTATGGCTGGCCAGAGCGTGCAGCCTAATAATGGTGGTGCGTCGAATGTGAATTCTCAACCGGCAACTGGTACTGGTAGTAAGGTTCCAGTTAACCCCGAAGCTGAAAGTTCtaaattaaagaagaaagagaagcAGGTTGAAAAGGCGGCTGAAGGTGTGAAGTTCAAAGAGGTGCAGCAAGCCTCAAGAGATGTGGATCTTAATGTTCCTTTTAATGAGTATGAATCTCTTCATGCTCCAATCAATGCTACAAAGAGCATTTCCGAACTTTGGGCTCCGATCAATGCTACAAAGAGCGTTGCTGAAGCTTCTAATGATGATAACAAGAACACTACTGATGGTgttgagagaaaaaaagataagAAGGTGAAGTACTTCACCGGTGGTTTTTGGAATGAACCTCTACCGAAGCCTGCCAGTTTGGGCTCTTCTTATGTTGATCACTCGAATCAGATGAGACAGTATCATCTAGATCAAATGGAGGCTCAGGCGGCTAAATTGGCCAAAGTGGCTGCTGATGTTAAAGCATCAGTTAATAACTCTGGCAGCTCCTCAAGTTGGGCTCAGGGGATGTTGAAAGCAACTAATGAATGCCCATTTGCTGGGACTCCATTTGATGGGACACCATTATTGAATTCATTTGATTCACAGGGGCATCATCGTCATTCTCGTGGTCATCATTGGAAGAGACATAGTTTTGAAAATGGTGGCTTTGGGAATATATTTCATAGGGGTGTTCGTTGTGATGGATGTGGAGTACATCCTATAACTGGGCCACGGTTCAAGTCAAAAGT GAAAGATGATTATGACCTGTGCAGCATCTGCTTTCAGGCTAATGGGAATGCCGGTGACTATATCAGAATTGATCGCCCTACAAATGCTTTTAGGCATCATGTGCCTTTGAAGGGGTTGTATGATCAT TCTGTTCGTATTCCGCCGCCGGTGCTACCCCATGCTCTGAGAGCCCCTGGGTCTAAGCTTCCTCGGTGTAAGCTAGACAGTCGCTTCATTTTGGATGTTAATGTTCTTGATGGTACCATCATGGCTCCATTCACTCCATTCACCAAAATTTGGAGGATGAGGAACAATGGGTCCATCATATGGCCTCATGGATCACAACTTCATTGGATTGGGGGAGATCGTTTAAGCAATTCACAGTCTGTGGATGTTGAG ATCCCTGCTGATGGTCTGGCTGTAGACAAGGAGCTTGATGTTGCAGTTGACTTCACCGCACCCGAACGTCCAGGTCGATACGTTTCTTACTGGAGAATGGCATCTCCATCCGGGCAGAAATTTGGGCAAAGAGTCTGGGTCTTGATCCAG GTTGATTCTTCGATGAAGGATATGGGCGAAACAGAGATCAATCTAAATCTACCACCTGTTACGAGGAACCTGCAAACAGTTGATCAGGATAACATCATTTCAGGAAACAATTTCTTCAAGGTAGCTGATTCCGAAACTATGTCCATTGATTCACAACCCAAAGATCAGGAGATGAATTTCCCCATCAATGACTCCTTAATTATTGATAATTGTGATGTCGCGAACACTACGATCACTCCTCTCCGTCCAGTGGCTCCTGCCATCTCTACGGCTTCTGATTCTACAGAAATCGAAACTGGTTTGGCATCTCTTCCAACTGCACCTGCAGTTTCTTCGGGTTTCTATCCTACAGTAGGTTTGGATTCTGCTTCTCTTAAGCCTGTTAGTTACCCTACTGTGGACTTCTCTGCAATGCCACCAATTTTGGGTAGTGGTGCACCGTCACCATGGGCGGCAGTGACACAGCCATCTGGATCTGCCGTTGCATCATCTTCTGCACCTGTGGTGGGTTTTGCTCCCTCGCCTGGTTCTGTCAGTGAGCCAGGCTCTGCCTCTTCACCTGTCTCTGCTTCTGCATTGGGATCATATGAGGTAACTGATGAGCAGGAGCTGGCTCTTATGAAGGATCTGGAAGATATGGGATTCAAGCAGCGGGATGTTAACAAGGAGATCTTGAGGAAGATGAATTATGATCTGGAGAAGTCGATTGATGCTCTATGTGATGTTTCAGAGTGGGATCCCATGCTTGATGAGCTGCAGGAGATG GGGTTTGAAGATAATGAAGCAAACATGAGGCTTTTGAAGAAGAATAATGGAAGTATCAAGCGTGTGGTGATGGATCTCATCAACGGAGAGAAAGCTTAA
- the LOC122589710 gene encoding uncharacterized protein LOC122589710, whose translation MVSSSSLLFAAKQLVASTRSALFRHTPNPRQFSTKTRVIDDLKKLRSYTMHITIPNGFESLISPEGEVKEEYILENMNMSLNIPANLEVKETPEGEGGGSMSFFLNMGVDNWDSHGFDIKTHCAECVKNRKAFFVEANIADKIIYHSKVHLTAGHDEDYKTETKDSGLLVTFFKNKPRPVTVYKVKEEGDGGSSAV comes from the exons aTGGTTTCTTCTTCGTCTTTGTTGTTTGCTGCGAAGCAGTTGGTAGCTTCAACAAGATCGGCCCTGTTCCGTCATACCCCCAATCCACGTCAATTCAGCACCAAAACTCGTGTTATCGATG ATTTGAAAAAATTGAGGTCTTATACAATGCATATAACTATACCCAATGGATTTGAAAGCTTAATCTCGCCGGAGGGCGAAGTTAAGGAGGAATACATACTAGAAAACATGAATATGTCACTAAATATCCCTGCAAACCTTGAGGTGAAGGAGACACCTGAAGGAGAAGGAGGAGGGAGCATGTCGTTTTTCCTAAACATGGGTGTCGATAACTGGGACAGCCACGGGTTCGATATCAAGACCCACTGTGCTGAATGTGTTAAGAACCGCAAGGCGTTTTTCGTCGAAGCTAATATCGCTGATAAGATAATCTACCACAGCAAGGTTCATTTAACTGCTGGCCATGATGAGGACTATAAAACAGAGACAAAAGACAGTGGTTTGTTGGTTACGTTCTTCAAGAACAAGCCCCGCCCAGTTACTGTCTACAAGGTTAAGGAGGAGGGGGATGGCGGCAGCTCAGCTGTTTGA
- the LOC122589750 gene encoding protein JOKA2-like, whose amino-acid sequence MKYVDEDGDLVMLASDDDLHDIVLQSLNPLRITVKLNKERKLGGTTVAPLTSEVSATLQSPQKESEFRLSNSLVPQTMYSSLQLEPQIHFLKSGVTRTLSSSSLQQPQSLSINSALSQNLKSSLQQIPSQMLNTVAEPSTSETSQPSEKMEAHATPKFTFMAGGASNVYGQTVKDSVSKVQVKRKVGSTNSKKQEKLVPKVVESTVPSFGFVKPFPTPFNATKGLKDSESKLDSICVSDVTVPDVTIMAPYTKFTKIWKMRNTGSLAWPQGSKFMCVSGVRSSRDSDSVDIEIPADGLPVDKDLDIKVEFTAPRHPFWHASAWRMVSPSGQKFGSMVSFSFQVENSFNKFVSETMANVDPPPVVRNPEVVNQDHLMDAENSFIKVSGSEGAAIDSQYKDQENDSDVSSNMATPSVYSAFSCTEVETALASLSVGLDTGSKVQPNIQEVSDDQEQALLKDLEVMGFKQLDLNKEILRINNYDLEKSVDDLCGVSDWDLLVDDLQAAGYADAKSRLLKKNNGSIKHVYNRKLESNNQ is encoded by the exons ATgaaatatgttgatgaagatggcGATTTGGTGATGCTTGCTAGTGATGATGATCTCCATGATATTGTCCTACAGTCTTTGAATCCTTTGAGGATTACTGtgaaattaaataaagaaagaaaacttGGTGGAACTACTGTCGCACCCTTGACATCTGAGGTTTCCGCAACTTTGCAATCACCACAAAAAGAGTCTGAATTTCGACTATCAAACTCTTTGGTTCCGCAAACTATGTATTCATCATTACAACTCGAGCCTCAAATTCACTTCTTGAAGTCTGGAGTTACTCGAACTCTGAGTTCATCATCACTCCAACAGCCTCAATCTCTGTCCATCAACTCTGCGCTTTCTCAAAATCTGAAATCATCACTACAGCAGATTCCATCTCAAATGTTGAACACTGTGGCTGAACCCTCTACATCAGAGACTTCTCAGCCTTCGGAAAAGATGGAGGCACACGCGACTCCGAAGTTCACCTTTATGGCCGGAGGTGCATCAAATGTTTATGGTCAAACTGTCAAAGACAGTGTCAGTAAGGTTCAGGTGAAACGTAAAGTTGGCAGTACAAACTCAAAGAAGCAAGAAAAGCTGGTTCCTAAAGTTGTGGAGTCTACTGTTCCAAGTTTTGGGTTTGTTAAACCTTTTCCGACGCCGTTCAATGCTACCAAGGGTTTGAAAGATTCTGAGTCTAAGTTAGATAGCATTTGCGTTAGTGATGTCACTGTTCCTGATGTCACCATCATGGCTCCATATACTAAATTCACCAAAATTTGGAAGATGAGAAATACAGGTTCCCTGGCATGGCCCCAAGGCTCAAAATTTATGTGTGTCTCGGGAGTTCGGTCAAGTCGCGATTCTGATTCGGTTGATATCGAG ATCCCAGCCGATGGTCTGCCTGTGGACAAGGATCTTGACATTAAAGTCGAGTTCACTGCTCCTCGACATCCCTTTTGGCATGCTTCCGCTTGGCGGATGGTGTCTCCTTCTGGACAGAAGTTTGGGAGCATGGTTTCGTTCAGTTTCCAG GTTGAGaattcttttaataaatttgTTAGTGAAACCATGGCCAATGTGGATCCGCCTCCTGTTGTAAGGAACCCTGAAGTAGTTAATCAGGATCATCTAATGGATGCTGAGAACAGTTTCATCAAGGTGTCTGGTTCCGAGGGTGCAGCTATTGATTCACAATATAAGGATCAGGAGAATGATAGTGATGTGTCAAGCAATATGGCTACTCCTTCTGTCTATTCAGCTTTCAGTTGTACAGAAGTGGAAACTGCTTTGGCTTCTCTTTCAGTAGGATTGGATACTGGTTCTAAAGTGCAGCCTAATATTCAAGAGGTAAGTGATGATCAAGAGCAGGCTCTTCTGAAGGATTTGGAAGTCATGGGGTTCAAGCAGCTGGATTTGAACAAAGAAATTCTGAGGATTAACAATTATGATCTGGAGAAATCTGTTGATGATCTTTGTGGTGTTTCTGATTGGGATCTATTGGTGGATGACCTGCAAGCTGCG GGCTATGCCGATGCCAAGAGTAGGCTTTTGAAGAAGAATAATGGAAGTATCAAACACGTGTATAACAGAAAACTTGAATCCAATAACCAGTAA